One Aegilops tauschii subsp. strangulata cultivar AL8/78 chromosome 7, Aet v6.0, whole genome shotgun sequence genomic window carries:
- the LOC109738563 gene encoding uncharacterized protein, which produces MVMESEPQPSNNGHEPQNTTTTITYQAGLAPPGGLWPDSQQGHLASYIVMLHSYVKRYKFFFYCNAIAFMASLIVPILLLVRELSRNAIWLRSLQFAMLVNLLGLMGAYAAGSCREVRTSVYIWVLLAGIFTYVALHVVFFRHLAPEWLRDIFRNIQRFWEDSIAQVFSRRHLWPATLAATVTYTAGLSPPGGFWPDNNGSHIAGDPVLQDHYPRRFKAFMACNSTAFSGSLVIIIMLLSKAGVNHISKSNVLRLWVLISLLGLMAAYAAGSCREVRTSIFVFSLVGAFRLYLIIQWVAPMVPKPGFIREWIKWMEGEQNKLMLKVNSFMDSCSRSSGQVTPLDNVKDDLGKLRTYLLLLGILAVTITYQAGLHPPGGFWPDSRDEHLAGDPILEAIHPMWYKTFFYCNATAFVASLVIITLLQSQLITIGAMRRYVLQTAMVFDLFSIMGAYAAGSSRALSTSIYVIILVILVFSYVVLHSVLFVDARVPDESAQQQDDNPEVKDLEKRRKFLMMLAILAESSTYQAGISPPGGFWADNRDSHEAGHPLFSDEFPRRYQAFIYLNSTAFMASLAVIMLLISRRLCHKGLQGYTLRACVLLDLISLMGAFATGSCRKVSVSVYVILVLAAVFACIMILVLVLTFAKDKVINFFNWMFHITAFKRPNPPKNHDRSIKVNKKTSQKWRKDLMLIGTFTVSVTYQAGLLPPGALWPDDRDGHFTGDPVIHDTHPIRYKVFFYCNATAFMASMVIVIMLLNSTISKYKRSLLAMKTAMVMDLLGLLGAYAAGSCRNLKTSAYIFALVIAVFIYIVIHIFLSFDKMARLVRTMGEQWMPCLTKIWVLIEIEPSNHDPSTEQP; this is translated from the exons ATGGTCATGGAGTCCGAGCCACAGCCTAGTAATAATGGACATGAACCTCAAAATACCACAA CCACTATCACCTACCAGGCGGGGCTGGCTCCACCAGGTGGTCTCTGGCCAGATAGCCAGCAAGGCCACCTTGCCAGTTACATTGTCATGCTACATAGCTACGTCAAGCGGTACAAGTTTTTCTTCTACTGCAACGCAATAGCATTCATGGCATCACTCATTGTTCCGATCCTGCTCCTGGTCAGGGAGCTGAGCCGGAATGCAATTTGGCTTCGTTCGCTGCAGTTTGCAATGTTGGTTAACCTGCTGGGACTTATGGGGGCCTATGCTGCTGGGAGCTGCAGGGAGGTCAGAACATCTGTTTACATTTGGGTATTACTTGCTGGCATCTTCACATATGTCGCACTTCATGTAGTGTTCTTCCGGCATCTAGCGCCTGAATGGCTCCGAGACATATTCAGGAATATCCAGAGGTTCTGGGAGGATTCTATAGCACAAGTTTTCAGCAGAAG GCATTTATGGCCTGCTACATTGGCAGCAACAGTGACATATACTGCAGGGCTAAGTCCTCCGGGTGGCTTCTGGCCTGACAACAATGGTAGCCACATTGCCGGTGACCCGGTGCTTCAAGATCACTACCCCCGCCGCTTTAAGGCATTTATGGCCTGCAATTCAACTGCCTTTTCTGGATCCCTTGTCATCATCATCATGCTCCTCAGTAAAGCGGGAGTGAATCACATTTCCAAGTCAAACGTACTTCGGTTGTGGGTTCTGATTAGCCTGCTTGGCCTTATGGCTGCTTATGCTGCAGGGAGTTGCAGGGAAGTCCGTACGTCTATATTTGTGTTCTCGCTTGTCGGTGCGTTCCGGCTCTACCTCATCATTCAATGGGTCGCTCCTATGGTGCCCAAGCCAGGATTTATCAGGGAGTGGATCAAGTGGATGGAAGGAGAGCAGAATAAGCTGATGTTGAAGGTAAACTCCTTTATGGACAGTTGCAGCAGATCCAGTGGGCAGGTGACACCATTAGA TAATGTGAAAGATGACTTGGGGAAGTTGCGCACATACCTTTTATTGCTTGGCATCCTTGCTGTGACTATTACATACCAAGCTGGGTTGCACCCCCCGGGCGGGTTTTGGCCAGACAGTCGAGATGAGCATCTTGCTGGAGATCCAATCCTAGAGGCCATCCATCCCATGTGGTACAAAACATTCTTCTACTGCAACGCCACTGCATTCGTCGCATCATTGGTTATCATCACCCTACTCCAGAGCCAGCTAATCACCATAGGTGCCATGAGACGATATGTGCTGCAGACAGCCATGGTTTTTGACCTCTTCAGTATAATGGGGGCATATGCTGCTGGCAGCAGCCGGGCTTTATCCACATCAATCTATGTGATAATCTTAGTCATCCTTGTTTTCTCTTATGTTGTGCTCCATAGTGTGCTATTTGTGGACGCAAGAGTTCCCGATGAATCAGCTCAGCAGCAAGATGATAACCCTGAAGTGAAAGATTTGGAGAAGCGGCGCAAGTTTCTAATGATGCTTGCAATTCTGGCAGAATCCAGCACATACCAAGCTGGTATAAGTCCACCTGGTGGCTTCTGGGCTGACAACAGAGATAGCCACGAGGCAGGTCACCCATTGTTCAGTGATGAGTTTCCACGCCGTTACCAGGCTTTCATCTACTTGAATTCCACTGCTTTCATGGCATCATTGGCTGTAATTATGCTGCTTATTAGTAGAAGGCTGTGCCACAAGGGATTGCAGGGGTACACACTGCGTGCATGTGTGCTACTAGATCTGATCAGTCTCATGGGTGCTTTTGCCACTGGAAGCTGCCGAAAAGTGTCAGTGTCGGTTTATGTCATTCTAGTCTTGGCTGCTGTCTTTGCGTGCATCATGATTCTAGTTCTGGTTCTGACTTTTGCAAAAGATAAGGTGATCAACTTCTTTAACTGGATGTTTCACATCACTGCTTTCAAGCGTCCGAATCCACCCAAGAATCATGATAGAAGCATCAAAGTAAACAAAAAAACTAGCCAAAAATGGCGTAAAGACTTGATGCTGATTGGAACTTTCACAGTGTCCGTTACGTACCAAGCTGGGCTCCTTCCTCCAGGTGCCCTTTGGCCTGATGACCGCGATGGCCATTTCACAGGTGATCCAGTCATCCATGATACCCATCCGATACGGTATAAGGTATTCTTCTACTGCAACGCCACGGCGTTCATGGCATCGATGGTTATAGTCATCATGCTGCTGAACAGCACAATAAGTAAGTACAAGAGGTCTCTACTTGCAATGAAAACAGCAATGGTGATGGACTTGCTTGGTCTGCTCGGGGCGTATGCTGCAGGCAGTTGTAGGAACTTGAAAACGTCGGCATATATTTTCGCACTCGTCATTGCTGTCTTCATCTATATTGTCATTCACATTTTTCTGTCGTTCGATAAAATGGCACGATTGGTAAGGACTATGGGAGAACAATGGATGCCATGCCTGACGAAGATATGGGTACTCATTGAAATTGAACCTTCAAACCATGACCCATCTACTGAACAACCTTGA